From Veillonella dispar, one genomic window encodes:
- a CDS encoding DUF3656 domain-containing U32 family peptidase, whose amino-acid sequence MELLAPAGTMENFIAALESGADAIYLGGKGFNARAHAANFGIEELAEAIRLAHILDVSVYVTVNILIGDSELTALEAYLKDLERIGVDAIIVQDLAVAKLAQRVAPKLHLHGSTQMTAATLDAVRFYESLGFTRVVLARELSLAEIEHICKNCTAEIEVFVHGALCVCYSGQCLMSSFIGGRSGNRGACAQPCRLPYELLDSSGTSLLPKHEAYLLSPKDLNYSEHMNELVAAGVTSFKVEGRMKKVSYVRQVIGTYRHILDTAHIDSSDADALASGFNRGFSTDYLTDHVGKSMMTVVAPNNQGKLIGKAEVKKGQVHLYLTEPIEKGSLLKVMQASGSITYYQIDQNWSLVNEKHFVGKPDEGFAAGQVFLASTPKSQKQRGLQDFSAKLEVHGYLSINTDREQPCTDLTFVLNDGRTVTVSNEFEPVYANNKPTSLEKVTDQVGRLGNTLFTLASMSIPEGPYMWPASVLNALRRDAVEALETLLITDHEKAWAELAVEPQDMSSLVAKDTIQYTEPMVSVRVDELEAEKAAIEGGAKKIIFGGDRLQRKPYELSIYEKVATLCKDHNVLCVFATPRVVKDDEVEVYMNTLKAIVEAKPDSISIHVPQALLWLRDLGYTGAIEADTGLNIFNGSALQVWQDFNMSSIAPSLELTLAQLVNLQKSTKLPLEIMVHGYTEMMISEYCAIASFVGTGKKENCPMPCVSEDYALKDRKGEVFPLRTDPYCRMHIMNSHEMDMRAYVPELHRKGLHILRIDGRHMAPHRLRTIVADYVSIQNGTKEAPPKSVGKDDTPITRGHYFRGIL is encoded by the coding sequence ATGGAATTATTGGCTCCTGCCGGTACGATGGAAAACTTTATAGCCGCTTTAGAATCTGGAGCTGATGCCATTTACCTTGGTGGTAAAGGCTTTAATGCCCGTGCTCATGCAGCAAACTTTGGCATTGAAGAATTGGCGGAGGCTATTCGTTTGGCCCACATTCTAGATGTGTCCGTATATGTAACTGTAAATATCCTCATAGGTGATTCCGAATTAACGGCTCTCGAGGCGTATTTAAAGGACTTAGAACGCATTGGTGTGGATGCTATCATCGTTCAAGATTTAGCGGTTGCTAAACTAGCGCAACGTGTGGCTCCTAAATTGCACTTGCATGGAAGTACGCAAATGACGGCTGCTACGCTAGATGCTGTGCGTTTTTATGAAAGCCTCGGCTTTACCCGTGTTGTATTGGCCCGTGAATTAAGCCTAGCTGAAATCGAACACATTTGTAAAAACTGTACAGCTGAAATTGAAGTCTTCGTACACGGTGCGTTGTGCGTATGTTATTCTGGTCAATGCTTAATGAGTTCCTTCATCGGTGGTCGTAGTGGTAACCGTGGTGCTTGCGCACAACCTTGCCGTTTACCTTATGAATTGTTGGATTCTTCAGGTACTAGTTTGTTGCCAAAACATGAAGCCTATCTATTAAGTCCAAAGGATCTTAACTATAGTGAGCATATGAATGAACTCGTTGCAGCCGGTGTTACGTCCTTTAAAGTAGAAGGACGTATGAAAAAGGTTTCCTATGTGCGTCAAGTTATTGGGACCTATCGTCATATTTTAGATACAGCTCATATAGACTCTTCTGATGCTGATGCATTGGCATCAGGATTTAATCGTGGCTTCTCTACGGATTACTTAACAGACCATGTAGGGAAATCCATGATGACCGTTGTGGCTCCAAATAATCAAGGGAAATTGATTGGTAAAGCAGAGGTCAAAAAGGGACAAGTTCATTTGTACCTAACAGAACCGATTGAAAAAGGATCACTCTTAAAGGTAATGCAAGCTTCTGGTAGTATTACGTACTACCAAATTGATCAGAATTGGTCCTTAGTAAATGAAAAGCATTTTGTAGGTAAACCTGATGAAGGCTTTGCAGCAGGACAAGTATTCTTAGCATCCACGCCAAAGTCTCAAAAACAACGGGGCTTACAAGACTTTAGTGCTAAATTAGAGGTACATGGGTATCTATCTATTAATACAGACCGAGAACAGCCTTGTACAGATCTTACCTTTGTATTAAACGACGGTCGTACGGTCACAGTATCTAATGAGTTTGAACCGGTTTATGCTAACAATAAACCGACTAGTTTAGAGAAGGTTACAGATCAAGTGGGTAGATTAGGTAATACATTGTTTACTCTAGCTTCTATGTCTATTCCAGAAGGTCCATATATGTGGCCTGCTAGTGTTTTGAATGCATTGCGTCGCGATGCAGTAGAGGCTTTAGAAACTCTGTTAATTACAGATCATGAAAAAGCTTGGGCAGAACTTGCCGTAGAACCTCAAGATATGTCATCCTTAGTAGCTAAGGATACGATTCAGTATACAGAGCCTATGGTGAGTGTTCGCGTTGATGAATTAGAGGCTGAGAAAGCTGCTATTGAAGGTGGTGCTAAGAAGATTATCTTCGGTGGTGACCGTTTACAACGCAAGCCTTATGAACTTAGTATTTATGAAAAGGTAGCTACTCTTTGTAAAGATCATAATGTGCTTTGTGTATTTGCTACGCCTCGAGTTGTGAAAGACGATGAAGTTGAGGTGTACATGAATACTCTTAAGGCCATAGTTGAGGCTAAACCAGATAGCATTTCTATTCACGTGCCACAAGCGTTATTATGGCTTCGTGATTTAGGGTATACAGGTGCTATTGAGGCTGATACAGGGCTTAATATATTTAATGGATCAGCACTACAAGTATGGCAAGACTTTAATATGAGTAGCATAGCACCATCCTTAGAGTTAACATTGGCACAACTAGTTAACTTGCAAAAATCTACTAAATTGCCATTAGAAATTATGGTACATGGGTATACGGAAATGATGATTTCCGAATACTGTGCCATCGCAAGCTTTGTGGGCACTGGTAAAAAGGAAAACTGTCCTATGCCATGTGTAAGCGAAGACTATGCATTGAAGGACCGTAAAGGGGAAGTGTTCCCACTTCGTACCGATCCTTATTGCCGCATGCACATCATGAATAGTCATGAAATGGATATGCGTGCCTATGTACCTGAGTTACATCGAAAAGGGCTACATATATTGCGCATCGATGGTCGACATATGGCGCCACATCGTTTGCGTACTATCGTAGCAGATTATGTATCCATTCAAAATGGAACAAAAGAGGCTCCGCCTAAGAGTGTAGGTAAAGATGATACACCTATTACAAGGGGCCACTATTTTAGAGGTATTTTATAA
- a CDS encoding endonuclease MutS2, giving the protein MFNEDVLDFHHIKEQLQQHCSSTIAKELAMHIEPMTDAKAIQENLDETAEAMRSLQTEVEQPLGGTRDIRESCKKSRKDFVLTREALWDIYLTIGAYKRMTKFFRTKYMEYPLLFLWVQDMPNTDRIENRFKRVFDEKGELLDTASPKLASLRNTIIKTREKIKNDIQAILHDKDNQKYFQETIITQRNNRYVIPVKQEYRQYFDGLIHDRSATGQTLYIEPMRLVNLNNELQEALIGEEQEVLRIYRELSALVKQHSNDLMDACEKVSHIEFVYGKASLAISYKGVPAILSTDRTVNLMRARHPLIPPNVVVPTNIQLGTSYRILLITGSNTGGKTVSLKTLGLLSLMNQCGLFIPADHGSMLPIFQNIFADIGDEQSIEASLSTFSAHMTQVISIIKHCGPNDLVLLDELGSGTDPEEGSALAVSILEFFRKKGALMMVSTHYNELKNYAYHTEGIENGHVEFDERTLKPTYRLHIGVAGSSHALSIAARLGLPKDIVTRAAEYKSQFGSHEMEEVLSDLNEQLRKASERERALKKELDETRRMRGQLEKEKKQFNEKRKQILAKAQADAESMKRSLRVEGEAIIKQLKSQFSETNKDKRQSAINAARKGISNVHVPEAPVDDDRKSLTADAIKVGQAVYVTSLRSLGTVLAINGNRVNVDINGLTATVKVSELQSTTREEGNKLEREQKAAMPKTRKRMGGSAVQRQKEVRTEINILGQTVDEATVSVGRFIDQALLGGVNQVRIIHGKGTGALREGVHQYLRTLPHVAHFETAGYDEGGAGATNVVLK; this is encoded by the coding sequence TTGTTTAACGAAGATGTATTAGACTTTCACCATATAAAAGAACAATTACAACAACATTGTAGTTCTACCATTGCTAAAGAATTAGCTATGCATATTGAACCAATGACGGATGCTAAAGCTATTCAAGAGAACCTTGATGAAACAGCAGAAGCCATGCGTTCTTTACAAACTGAGGTAGAACAACCGTTAGGCGGTACGCGAGATATTCGTGAGTCCTGTAAGAAGAGTCGTAAAGACTTTGTCCTTACGCGTGAAGCATTATGGGATATTTATTTAACCATTGGTGCTTATAAGCGGATGACAAAGTTCTTTAGAACGAAATATATGGAATATCCTTTGCTATTCTTATGGGTTCAGGATATGCCAAATACAGATCGCATTGAAAATCGCTTTAAACGCGTCTTTGATGAAAAAGGGGAATTGCTTGATACAGCATCTCCTAAGTTGGCGAGCCTAAGAAATACGATTATCAAAACTCGGGAAAAGATCAAAAATGATATTCAAGCTATCTTACACGACAAGGATAATCAGAAGTATTTCCAAGAAACGATCATTACACAGCGTAACAATCGCTACGTAATCCCTGTAAAACAGGAATATCGCCAATATTTTGATGGTCTTATTCACGACCGTTCTGCAACGGGTCAAACACTCTATATTGAACCGATGCGCTTGGTGAATCTAAATAATGAATTACAAGAGGCTTTGATTGGTGAAGAGCAAGAGGTATTGCGTATTTACCGTGAATTATCAGCCCTTGTAAAACAACATAGTAATGATTTGATGGATGCTTGTGAAAAGGTATCCCACATCGAATTTGTATATGGTAAGGCGAGCCTTGCTATTTCTTATAAGGGTGTACCGGCCATCTTGAGTACTGATAGAACTGTCAATCTCATGAGAGCTCGGCACCCATTAATCCCACCGAATGTGGTAGTGCCTACAAATATTCAATTAGGTACATCGTACCGTATTTTATTGATTACTGGTTCTAATACAGGTGGTAAAACAGTCTCTCTTAAAACATTAGGGTTATTGAGCTTAATGAACCAATGTGGTCTATTTATCCCTGCAGACCACGGCTCAATGTTGCCTATATTCCAAAATATCTTTGCCGATATTGGGGATGAACAAAGTATTGAGGCTAGCCTTAGTACGTTCTCTGCTCATATGACACAAGTTATTTCCATTATTAAACATTGTGGCCCAAATGACTTGGTATTGCTGGATGAGCTTGGATCTGGTACAGATCCAGAGGAAGGTAGTGCTTTAGCTGTATCTATCCTTGAATTCTTCCGTAAAAAAGGTGCCCTTATGATGGTAAGTACCCATTATAATGAGCTTAAAAACTATGCATACCATACAGAAGGAATCGAAAACGGCCATGTAGAATTTGATGAGCGTACCTTAAAGCCAACGTATCGACTTCATATTGGTGTAGCAGGTAGTAGCCATGCATTGAGTATTGCGGCCCGCTTAGGTTTACCAAAAGATATCGTAACGCGCGCGGCAGAGTATAAATCTCAATTTGGTAGCCATGAAATGGAAGAAGTTCTTTCAGATTTGAATGAGCAACTTCGTAAGGCATCTGAACGGGAAAGAGCGTTAAAGAAAGAGCTTGATGAAACACGTCGCATGCGTGGTCAATTAGAGAAGGAAAAGAAACAGTTTAACGAAAAGCGTAAACAAATCTTAGCCAAAGCTCAAGCTGATGCAGAATCTATGAAACGTAGCTTGCGCGTCGAAGGGGAAGCGATTATTAAGCAATTGAAATCGCAATTCTCTGAAACAAATAAGGATAAGCGTCAATCTGCTATTAATGCTGCACGTAAGGGCATTTCTAATGTACATGTACCAGAAGCCCCAGTAGATGATGATCGTAAGTCCTTGACGGCAGATGCTATTAAGGTAGGCCAAGCAGTATATGTTACATCTTTACGCTCATTAGGTACCGTATTAGCTATCAATGGCAATCGTGTGAATGTAGATATTAATGGACTAACAGCTACTGTAAAGGTTAGCGAATTACAATCTACTACACGTGAAGAAGGAAATAAGCTTGAACGGGAACAAAAAGCAGCTATGCCTAAGACTAGAAAACGTATGGGTGGCTCTGCCGTACAACGCCAAAAAGAGGTTCGTACTGAAATCAATATTCTTGGACAAACGGTAGATGAAGCGACAGTTTCTGTTGGTAGATTTATTGACCAAGCTTTACTTGGTGGTGTTAATCAAGTGCGCATTATTCACGGTAAGGGGACTGGCGCATTACGAGAAGGTGTACATCAATATTTGCGTACCTTACCTCATGTAGCTCATTTTGAAACGGCAGGCTATGACGAAGGTGGTGCAGGGGCTACGAATGTAGTTTTGAAATAA